A region of Paenibacillus sp. JNUCC-31 DNA encodes the following proteins:
- a CDS encoding helix-turn-helix transcriptional regulator: MQTKHNNENPRSTQHKSCQNRIEIVGSSEMMDSYMLLIFYELLRVFQYDTNRPGTLTQNKVTIIEILKYIENHYMDCTLTSTADHFNFNPNYLSTLIKKTTGQTFKDLVQSEKLNYCSFLLANTDRPIYDIASSTGHSNLSFFYKKFQDHFGITPQQYREQHTTKLQE; the protein is encoded by the coding sequence ATGCAAACCAAACATAACAATGAGAATCCACGGTCCACCCAGCACAAGTCCTGCCAGAATCGGATTGAAATTGTAGGCTCTTCCGAAATGATGGATTCCTATATGCTGTTGATCTTTTATGAACTGCTACGTGTGTTTCAGTATGATACGAATCGCCCCGGCACACTGACGCAGAACAAGGTGACAATCATCGAAATTCTGAAATACATCGAGAATCATTACATGGATTGCACTCTCACATCCACCGCAGACCATTTCAATTTCAATCCCAACTACTTGTCCACCTTGATCAAAAAAACGACCGGCCAGACGTTCAAGGATCTGGTCCAGAGCGAAAAACTGAACTACTGCTCGTTCCTGCTCGCCAATACCGATCGCCCGATCTATGACATAGCCAGCAGCACGGGACATAGCAACCTCAGTTTTTTTTACAAAAAATTTCAGGATCACTTCGGCATCACGCCACAGCAATATCGAGAGCAACATACTACCAAATTGCAGGAATGA
- a CDS encoding glucose PTS transporter subunit IIA, giving the protein MLGGPWILIVMFGLHWAFIPIFINNMATIGFDSLMGLLAANQFAMAGAALAFGLRARDKQMKTLGISTGGTALLGVSEPALYGVLLPQKKTLIMAIIGGSVGGVIGGAFLSKVYAFAPSGVFGIRGAVNPQGIDAGFYGYVVQMLVGLVVGFILTYLWGYKTRSESAKSIPQGSVNSVSISDVRGQNNNSGLPVQKAEMTVHSPLSGEVVELASVADEAFSSEAMGKGVAIIPSSGTVVSPVEGVVTTITKSRHAIAVIGNDGVEVLIHVGLDTVKLKGEGFTLKVQEGDQVKVRDVMMEVDLAKIKEKGFQLITPVIITNFGNYSSVSGIGARNISAGAPVITVKV; this is encoded by the coding sequence GTGCTGGGTGGACCGTGGATTCTCATTGTTATGTTTGGTTTGCATTGGGCCTTTATTCCAATCTTTATTAACAATATGGCAACAATCGGTTTCGATTCTCTTATGGGATTGCTGGCAGCGAATCAGTTTGCGATGGCGGGGGCCGCTCTGGCCTTTGGGCTGAGAGCACGGGACAAACAGATGAAAACGTTGGGAATTTCCACCGGTGGTACAGCCTTGCTTGGTGTGAGTGAACCCGCATTGTATGGCGTACTACTTCCTCAGAAAAAAACGTTAATCATGGCGATTATCGGCGGTAGTGTTGGTGGGGTCATCGGTGGAGCTTTTTTGTCCAAAGTCTATGCGTTTGCTCCGTCCGGTGTATTTGGTATTCGAGGTGCCGTTAATCCTCAAGGCATTGATGCTGGATTCTACGGTTATGTAGTACAGATGTTGGTGGGCCTCGTTGTTGGTTTCATTCTGACTTATCTGTGGGGGTACAAAACCCGATCAGAATCTGCGAAGTCTATACCCCAAGGTTCAGTAAATTCCGTATCTATATCTGATGTCCGTGGACAAAATAACAATTCAGGTTTACCCGTACAAAAGGCAGAGATGACGGTACACAGTCCACTGTCGGGCGAGGTGGTAGAACTGGCCAGTGTAGCGGATGAAGCATTCTCCAGTGAAGCCATGGGAAAAGGAGTTGCCATTATCCCTTCGAGTGGCACAGTGGTTTCTCCTGTTGAGGGTGTAGTAACAACCATAACCAAATCCAGACATGCGATTGCCGTCATTGGCAACGATGGTGTGGAGGTGTTGATCCATGTGGGCCTGGATACCGTCAAGCTGAAGGGCGAAGGATTCACCCTCAAAGTGCAGGAAGGTGATCAGGTGAAAGTCAGGGATGTAATGATGGAAGTGGATTTGGCAAAAATCAAGGAAAAAGGATTCCAATTGATTACGCCAGTAATCATCACGAATTTTGGCAATTATTCATCGGTAAGTGGGATCGGGGCACGGAACATCTCTGCAGGTGCGCCAGTGATTACGGTAAAAGTGTAG
- a CDS encoding RNA polymerase sigma factor: MNDEELIQEIRKGSRAAMEVLVKRHYKSIFAYVYRKTGDYHTAYDLTQEVFVKMMNSLDKYRDTGKFSHWLLKIAVNHCLDYFRGRDFKQQQRESELTEEALPANEHQNVWNIFHKRLQNEQVKQAVLSLPEHQREAVILNYYNGLKIREVAELTGANESTVKSRIRLGITKLREIILGGDRDETKRTRR; the protein is encoded by the coding sequence TTGAATGATGAAGAGTTGATTCAGGAAATTCGTAAAGGCAGCCGGGCTGCGATGGAAGTGCTGGTGAAGAGGCATTACAAGTCGATATTCGCCTATGTGTACCGGAAAACGGGTGACTATCATACCGCTTATGATCTAACCCAAGAGGTATTTGTGAAAATGATGAATTCACTGGACAAGTATCGGGACACCGGAAAATTCAGTCACTGGCTGCTGAAAATTGCAGTAAATCATTGCCTGGATTATTTTCGTGGACGCGATTTCAAACAACAGCAGAGAGAGAGTGAATTAACGGAAGAGGCGCTCCCTGCCAATGAACACCAGAATGTATGGAACATCTTCCATAAACGGCTTCAGAACGAACAAGTCAAGCAGGCGGTATTAAGTTTGCCCGAGCACCAGAGGGAGGCGGTTATCCTGAACTATTACAACGGACTAAAGATTAGGGAGGTTGCCGAACTGACGGGAGCAAATGAATCGACAGTGAAGTCACGCATACGTTTGGGCATAACGAAATTAAGGGAAATCATTCTGGGAGGTGATCGGGATGAAACGAAGAGGACACGGAGATAA
- a CDS encoding ABC transporter ATP-binding protein: MILTMDNVSKKYRDKWAVKSFSLELSSGGVYGLLGPNGAGKTTLLRMLVDIAKPTSGQIMLDGQSIAQLGDRYRSILGYMPQRFGFYNRFSAHKFLMYMCSLKGQSVEQASVRVQETLRMVDLEQQAQHKIRTFSGGMRQRLGIAQALLNDPQILVLDEPTAGLDPKERIRFRNIIGELGRDRIVLLSTHIISDLEFSCKEMILMNEGQLITRNTPEEIMNRMQGSVWKAMLTQQQLAELTSHFKVSGLSYQSDGIVARILAKEQPVPQAVPETPRLEDVYMHYFDEEATS, encoded by the coding sequence TTGATATTGACCATGGATAACGTATCCAAAAAGTATAGAGACAAGTGGGCCGTAAAATCGTTCTCACTGGAGCTATCCAGCGGTGGCGTTTACGGTCTGCTCGGACCGAATGGAGCTGGCAAAACAACATTGCTGCGCATGCTTGTCGATATTGCCAAGCCAACGTCAGGGCAAATCATGCTGGATGGGCAATCCATAGCGCAGCTGGGAGATCGATATCGCAGTATATTGGGGTATATGCCACAGCGCTTTGGATTTTATAACCGTTTCAGCGCCCATAAATTTCTCATGTATATGTGTTCATTGAAAGGGCAGAGCGTGGAACAGGCCTCTGTCCGTGTGCAAGAAACGTTACGCATGGTTGATCTGGAACAGCAAGCCCAACATAAAATTCGTACGTTCTCAGGTGGCATGAGGCAGAGGCTGGGTATTGCACAAGCCTTGCTGAATGATCCGCAGATTCTGGTTCTCGACGAACCCACCGCTGGGCTGGACCCGAAGGAGCGCATTCGATTCCGCAATATTATTGGCGAGCTGGGGAGAGACCGAATTGTTCTGTTATCAACGCATATTATCTCTGACCTGGAGTTCTCGTGTAAGGAAATGATTCTGATGAACGAAGGTCAACTGATCACCCGGAACACGCCGGAAGAGATCATGAACAGGATGCAGGGCAGCGTTTGGAAGGCAATGTTAACGCAGCAGCAGCTTGCAGAGCTTACATCTCATTTCAAGGTAAGTGGCTTGTCCTATCAATCGGATGGCATCGTAGCCAGAATTTTGGCCAAAGAACAGCCTGTACCTCAAGCTGTACCGGAGACTCCTCGTCTCGAAGACGTATATATGCACTATTTTGACGAGGAGGCGACATCGTGA
- a CDS encoding ABC-2 transporter permease: MIRLTQFEFAKIMTRKSIYLALSGLLALLVLYACFGHSGPLNGTSYYKPYEGAITEEKVKAAQDQMQSEGYSEEKNQNRYGIFYEIAIFSPESIKNFTRYDDSGNVMERTVSVSEIHYNKPWGYLLEYIDQFGVLFMMIMILLGLAPVFAEEYALGTVALLRSSKRGRSQIVSAKWMASTLYVVLCVILFTSANLLIYWLRFGNLAGSDTPLQSVGMYFQGFDYEFSPYRLSAVQYYGVQLVTHLAGSLVFACVVLCISALSSTSFVAIVINVAIVGVPYLAFDVLNFNPGWAKWIEEFSFSTMMRATRLFQTPTSYSVFGLELSYLSLYMIIMAVVTIGVILGTYRTFRTREVFS, encoded by the coding sequence GTGATTCGTTTAACCCAATTTGAATTTGCTAAAATAATGACACGTAAAAGCATTTATCTGGCACTCAGCGGGCTGCTTGCGCTGCTTGTTTTATATGCCTGTTTCGGACATTCCGGCCCGTTGAACGGTACATCATATTACAAGCCTTACGAAGGAGCTATTACGGAGGAGAAGGTTAAGGCCGCGCAGGATCAGATGCAGAGCGAGGGTTACAGTGAAGAAAAGAATCAGAACCGATATGGTATATTTTATGAGATTGCCATATTTTCGCCGGAATCCATCAAGAACTTCACCAGATATGATGATAGCGGGAATGTCATGGAACGAACCGTAAGCGTCTCTGAAATTCACTACAATAAGCCATGGGGCTATCTGTTGGAATACATTGATCAATTTGGAGTGCTCTTTATGATGATCATGATTCTGCTGGGACTGGCACCCGTATTTGCGGAGGAATATGCACTCGGAACGGTAGCATTATTGCGTAGTAGCAAACGGGGGAGAAGCCAAATCGTATCAGCTAAATGGATGGCTTCCACGTTATATGTAGTGCTATGCGTCATATTGTTTACAAGTGCCAACTTGTTAATTTACTGGTTAAGGTTTGGAAATTTGGCTGGATCAGATACACCTCTTCAGAGTGTAGGGATGTATTTTCAGGGCTTTGACTATGAGTTCTCTCCTTATCGGTTATCCGCGGTTCAGTATTATGGAGTACAGTTGGTCACTCACTTGGCGGGCAGTCTAGTCTTTGCATGTGTTGTGTTATGCATCTCTGCGCTTAGTTCAACGTCGTTTGTTGCCATAGTCATTAATGTTGCGATTGTAGGCGTGCCTTATCTGGCATTCGATGTGTTGAACTTTAACCCGGGATGGGCCAAATGGATTGAGGAATTTTCATTCAGTACAATGATGCGGGCAACGAGGTTATTTCAAACACCGACGAGCTACTCCGTATTTGGATTGGAACTGTCCTATTTGAGTTTGTATATGATCATCATGGCTGTGGTTACTATTGGAGTCATACTTGGTACTTATCGTACGTTCCGCACTCGCGAGGTTTTTTCTTGA
- a CDS encoding Imm41 family immunity protein: MEQSLQELLRNVRAEENTFLYMLHEEARFDQRLFWKYVNSIMELTRLTADQPLDREMASAVSFTYSKIMEHLQWHHSDRDVYEIQQFPYEYAHLIVDRLGRVVDGFFKGTMLEEKNFDEKFPNPAFAGEMAEEQPAVLQLGYYKQNTNVYAIDFREEDGTYRIVLNEEEDRELLDSRLSRREVEGTYLFMAPNASSAHQLFHEWVMGNHTPYRSAINLSSEDVE; this comes from the coding sequence ATGGAACAATCGCTTCAGGAACTGCTGCGCAATGTGCGCGCGGAGGAGAATACCTTTTTGTACATGCTGCACGAGGAAGCGCGCTTCGACCAGAGGTTATTCTGGAAGTATGTAAACAGTATTATGGAACTGACCCGTCTCACCGCTGACCAGCCGTTGGATCGGGAAATGGCAAGTGCCGTTAGCTTCACATATTCCAAAATCATGGAGCATCTGCAATGGCATCATTCGGATCGGGATGTGTACGAGATCCAACAGTTTCCCTATGAATATGCACATCTCATCGTGGATCGTCTGGGCAGGGTGGTTGATGGTTTCTTTAAGGGCACCATGCTGGAAGAAAAGAACTTTGACGAAAAGTTTCCTAACCCGGCCTTCGCAGGGGAAATGGCAGAGGAGCAACCAGCGGTGTTGCAGCTGGGGTATTATAAACAAAATACGAATGTGTACGCGATCGACTTCCGAGAGGAAGATGGGACGTACCGAATTGTTTTGAACGAAGAAGAGGATAGAGAGCTTTTGGACTCCAGGCTGAGCCGCCGAGAGGTGGAGGGAACGTACCTCTTCATGGCTCCGAATGCCAGCAGCGCTCACCAATTATTTCATGAATGGGTGATGGGTAATCACACGCCATATCGCTCTGCAATTAATCTGTCTTCTGAAGATGTTGAATAG
- a CDS encoding SMI1/KNR4 family protein: protein MLSNKIIDYCQNQGWWHEDVLAEYEEALRKLGIDLGSEFAQFYLHADDGPTFYSRHQEIYQICWVMENTVYLEDMTVAQLTLGLPEAYIPLDSFEGEGGFFYNRQTGEVVLVELGESIERFLSGESVPQWASFNNFLEWYFELEEAVAE from the coding sequence ATGTTATCCAATAAAATTATTGATTATTGTCAAAATCAGGGCTGGTGGCATGAAGATGTGCTAGCAGAGTATGAAGAAGCTTTACGTAAACTGGGTATTGATCTTGGATCGGAGTTTGCACAGTTTTATTTGCATGCGGACGATGGACCGACCTTTTACAGCAGGCATCAGGAGATCTATCAGATCTGCTGGGTGATGGAAAATACCGTATATTTGGAGGACATGACGGTGGCTCAACTCACGTTGGGATTACCAGAAGCTTACATACCGCTCGACAGCTTTGAGGGCGAGGGTGGATTCTTTTATAACCGCCAAACGGGAGAAGTGGTTCTGGTGGAGCTTGGTGAGTCGATTGAACGTTTCCTGAGCGGTGAAAGTGTACCGCAGTGGGCAAGCTTCAACAATTTTCTGGAATGGTATTTCGAACTGGAGGAGGCGGTTGCGGAGTGA
- a CDS encoding CBS domain-containing protein, producing MEISYFLLPKAEVAYIKSSASMKDAIEQLESQHYTAIPVIDQDGKYVATLSEGDLLWKMRSTPGLTFETMDQVQVHEIDNRVYNECVFIKAEMEDMLTLAADQNFVPVVDVDRVFLGIIRRKDIIEYYTRNISD from the coding sequence ATGGAAATCAGCTATTTTTTACTCCCCAAAGCCGAAGTGGCCTATATCAAGTCTTCCGCTTCCATGAAAGATGCGATCGAGCAGCTTGAGTCGCAGCATTATACCGCCATTCCCGTGATTGACCAGGATGGAAAATATGTTGCCACCCTGTCCGAAGGCGATTTGTTATGGAAAATGCGGAGCACTCCGGGTCTGACCTTCGAAACCATGGATCAAGTTCAGGTGCATGAGATTGACAACCGGGTATATAATGAATGCGTCTTTATCAAGGCCGAAATGGAGGATATGCTGACGCTCGCAGCGGACCAAAACTTTGTGCCTGTGGTGGACGTGGATCGCGTCTTCCTTGGTATCATCCGTCGCAAGGATATTATTGAGTATTACACGCGCAACATATCCGACTGA
- a CDS encoding penicillin-binding protein PBP4(5), whose translation MKSKRKIIYGLLPILFAGGIGMYLYMQNNKTEEVKPEATVDQYIEHLQKKEFDQLYTLMTPASLGESGMNLEQFVEKYNAIYSGMEVSAVKAEVKPQVTESTTDGSGNPAQTQNPDTFETDYNLQLTTFLGDVNETHTLKLVREELEDGGKIWRINWKPSLILADMVKGSKVRVRTLFPERGDIVDREGLPLATKGNIYEWGIVPEKLGDNPEAMISQIAKHYKVTEDGINNALAQKWVKPEYFVPIASTEDSRVPAGLAGVQVQSKEIRYYPLGEAAAHLIGYVRKATKEDLEKDTEGYYRAEDWIGKAGLEQSLEKQLRGERGGLIEITDESGNTRSELIRKDAVDGQNIQLTISSAKQRKLYKTLSSSGDAGAMVLMNPTDGNLLALVSAPAYNPNKMVTGLTQAEWDAYSADEKLPFINRFTNRYAPGSTFKAITAAAGLMEKVTTADKSHEISGLQWRKDESWGGYYVKRVKNVSPVNMVDALVYSDNIYFAKEAVEMGSAKFIDGIQKFGFGDNFGLDELYLKPSQYANEAHLDLASEVLLADTSYGQGEMLMSPIHLASSFTPFINEGKMVKPVLIQDKETAEPEVVITPEVANTVKDALGQVVTRSGGTAHSLNSIPEGLAAKTGTAELKAKKGEKGQENGFVVVFDTDSPSFLIAAVIEGVNGRGGSHYVLDKLKPFLEK comes from the coding sequence ATGAAATCAAAACGTAAAATTATATACGGACTGCTTCCCATCTTGTTTGCCGGTGGAATTGGAATGTACTTATACATGCAGAATAACAAAACAGAGGAAGTAAAACCCGAAGCCACCGTTGACCAGTACATAGAGCATTTGCAAAAGAAAGAATTTGATCAGCTGTATACCTTGATGACACCTGCTTCGCTGGGTGAGTCAGGCATGAACCTTGAGCAATTTGTGGAGAAATATAATGCAATCTATTCAGGTATGGAGGTTTCTGCCGTTAAAGCAGAGGTAAAGCCGCAGGTAACCGAGTCGACAACCGATGGCAGTGGAAATCCAGCACAAACTCAGAACCCGGATACCTTTGAGACTGACTACAATCTGCAGCTTACGACCTTTCTGGGGGACGTGAACGAGACACATACGCTGAAACTGGTGCGCGAAGAACTTGAGGATGGGGGCAAAATCTGGCGGATTAACTGGAAGCCATCCTTGATTCTGGCCGACATGGTTAAGGGCAGCAAAGTCAGAGTGAGGACGCTTTTCCCTGAACGTGGGGACATTGTTGATCGCGAAGGGCTTCCTCTGGCAACAAAGGGAAACATATATGAATGGGGCATTGTACCGGAGAAGCTGGGGGATAACCCGGAAGCAATGATCTCCCAGATTGCGAAGCATTACAAGGTAACGGAGGATGGCATTAACAATGCGCTTGCTCAGAAATGGGTGAAGCCGGAATACTTTGTCCCCATCGCTTCAACAGAGGACTCCCGTGTACCTGCTGGACTGGCTGGTGTGCAAGTTCAATCCAAGGAGATCCGGTATTATCCGCTTGGTGAGGCTGCTGCACATCTGATCGGCTACGTGCGCAAGGCCACCAAGGAAGATCTGGAGAAGGATACAGAAGGTTACTACCGCGCGGAAGATTGGATTGGCAAAGCCGGACTGGAGCAATCGCTGGAGAAACAGCTTCGCGGGGAACGTGGTGGGCTGATTGAGATTACAGATGAATCCGGTAACACTCGCTCAGAGCTAATCCGCAAAGATGCAGTAGATGGACAGAATATTCAACTGACGATCAGCTCAGCGAAACAGCGAAAGTTGTATAAGACGTTATCCAGCAGTGGTGACGCCGGGGCGATGGTGTTGATGAACCCGACAGATGGTAACCTGCTGGCACTGGTCAGTGCCCCTGCTTACAATCCGAACAAGATGGTAACGGGGCTGACACAAGCTGAGTGGGATGCATATTCGGCAGATGAGAAGCTTCCTTTTATCAACCGATTCACGAATCGTTATGCACCAGGTTCAACCTTCAAAGCCATTACGGCAGCGGCAGGGCTGATGGAGAAGGTTACCACTGCGGACAAATCGCATGAAATCTCCGGTCTGCAATGGCGCAAGGATGAGAGCTGGGGCGGGTATTATGTAAAACGTGTAAAAAATGTGTCTCCTGTAAACATGGTTGATGCGTTGGTCTACTCGGACAATATTTATTTCGCAAAGGAAGCCGTAGAGATGGGCAGCGCCAAGTTCATAGATGGCATCCAGAAGTTTGGCTTTGGTGATAATTTTGGCCTGGATGAACTGTATTTGAAGCCAAGTCAGTATGCAAACGAAGCTCATCTCGATCTTGCATCCGAGGTGCTGCTCGCCGACACGTCCTATGGACAGGGAGAAATGTTGATGTCGCCGATCCATCTGGCATCGTCCTTCACCCCTTTTATTAATGAAGGAAAAATGGTGAAGCCTGTGCTGATACAGGATAAGGAGACCGCCGAACCGGAAGTTGTGATTACACCTGAGGTCGCAAATACGGTGAAGGATGCTTTGGGCCAGGTTGTGACCCGATCGGGGGGGACGGCCCATTCCTTGAACTCAATCCCTGAGGGACTTGCGGCCAAGACCGGAACAGCGGAGCTGAAGGCCAAGAAGGGAGAGAAGGGACAGGAGAACGGTTTTGTTGTGGTGTTTGATACCGATTCGCCATCCTTCCTTATAGCGGCAGTCATTGAAGGGGTAAACGGAAGAGGCGGCAGTCATTATGTTTTGGATAAATTGAAGCCTTTCCTGGAGAAATAG
- a CDS encoding VOC family protein yields MAVRAKQIFVNLPVKDLKKSVDFFTKVGFEFNANFTDEFATCMIIGDNIYAMLLVEDRFQSFTSKKISNAADTTEVIVALSVESREQVDVIVQAALDAGGKPHNDPQDHGFMYGWSFQDPDDHLWEVSYMDLSSFPTQE; encoded by the coding sequence GTGGCTGTTCGCGCCAAGCAGATTTTTGTCAATTTGCCCGTTAAGGATTTAAAGAAGTCCGTTGATTTTTTTACCAAAGTAGGGTTTGAGTTCAATGCGAATTTTACAGACGAGTTTGCGACTTGCATGATTATTGGAGACAACATCTATGCGATGTTATTGGTGGAGGATCGTTTCCAATCGTTTACTTCGAAGAAGATCTCCAATGCGGCGGACACGACAGAAGTCATTGTTGCCTTGTCGGTGGAGAGTCGTGAACAGGTCGATGTGATTGTACAAGCTGCCCTGGATGCTGGCGGCAAGCCACATAATGATCCTCAGGATCATGGGTTTATGTATGGATGGAGTTTTCAGGACCCGGATGATCATCTGTGGGAAGTTTCCTATATGGATCTAAGCAGCTTTCCGACACAAGAATAA
- a CDS encoding FxLYD domain-containing protein: MYCHVCGTKSSPGDSTCRKCRTKLKDSDSTEEQIWAETAVGLESGAGKAVNQLSRQQQSAPEQSNTAQGRAFSWIIPLLLAAVMGALLTYYYKQEMGINAEVKSLHQQAEQAALEGKYKVALQLLDTALAKRPNYNALVQDRQITAKAFNMMNQLNEASTSLKTGKLSAGDKTIQAVAKVLNERKEPVFAKVRATLNNRKVTLAVLKVKKEIDSLTTVEALAEKLDTVSKLKGNEAEAVEKQIVDKLAGLSYKQAEQQVKKKDFTAALQTVDQGLSYAPENEKLTAYRERVISEKKAFEKAEAERIQLAEQQAAEEDLKNRTSAVNIVNVEATLDMYGDLYISGSMVNNATRPISSVTVMIDIYGTDGTYLGQTYVDVYPSWLDVREEGFFETYYYGVYQEAEVSVVNATWYLE; this comes from the coding sequence GTGTATTGTCACGTATGTGGGACCAAAAGCAGTCCAGGGGACAGCACATGTAGAAAGTGTAGAACGAAATTAAAAGATTCGGACTCTACAGAAGAACAGATCTGGGCAGAAACTGCGGTTGGACTGGAAAGTGGAGCGGGAAAAGCAGTAAACCAATTATCGAGACAGCAGCAGTCTGCACCGGAGCAGAGCAACACTGCTCAAGGCCGTGCATTTAGCTGGATCATTCCACTGCTTCTGGCAGCAGTGATGGGTGCTTTGCTGACGTATTATTACAAGCAGGAGATGGGGATTAATGCGGAGGTAAAATCGCTGCATCAACAGGCGGAACAAGCGGCCCTGGAAGGTAAATACAAAGTAGCTCTTCAGTTGCTGGACACCGCTCTAGCGAAACGACCGAACTATAATGCACTTGTACAGGATCGCCAAATTACGGCGAAAGCGTTCAATATGATGAATCAGTTAAATGAAGCGTCCACAAGTCTGAAGACGGGAAAATTGTCCGCAGGAGACAAGACCATACAGGCTGTAGCCAAAGTGCTGAACGAACGGAAAGAACCCGTATTTGCCAAGGTACGTGCCACATTAAACAACAGAAAGGTAACACTCGCTGTACTGAAGGTGAAAAAGGAAATCGATAGTTTGACCACGGTAGAGGCGCTTGCCGAGAAGCTGGATACCGTATCGAAACTGAAGGGAAATGAAGCCGAGGCTGTAGAGAAGCAAATCGTCGACAAGCTGGCAGGCCTCAGTTATAAACAGGCTGAACAGCAAGTGAAGAAAAAGGATTTCACGGCTGCCTTACAAACGGTGGATCAGGGATTGTCCTATGCGCCGGAAAATGAAAAACTGACTGCCTACCGTGAGCGGGTCATCAGTGAGAAAAAGGCGTTTGAGAAAGCCGAAGCGGAACGTATCCAATTGGCCGAGCAACAGGCTGCAGAAGAAGATTTGAAGAATCGGACATCCGCAGTAAACATCGTGAACGTTGAGGCAACGCTTGATATGTATGGTGACCTTTATATTAGCGGTTCAATGGTAAACAATGCGACCCGGCCAATCTCCTCCGTCACTGTCATGATCGATATTTATGGGACAGACGGTACCTATCTGGGCCAGACATATGTGGATGTGTATCCAAGCTGGCTGGATGTGAGGGAAGAAGGTTTCTTTGAAACCTATTATTATGGTGTGTACCAGGAAGCGGAAGTCTCTGTTGTGAATGCAACGTGGTATCTGGAATAG
- a CDS encoding S1C family serine protease, producing the protein MAKRTWSTIISSAIIIGAGAGGVFWIHQHSVDQLQDGPRLAVVAAKETENAAKTTASKKPEKKTRKQIIEESQKKVVTIESSSGLGSGFLYNDQGDIVTNAHVVEGSKEVIVRTLSHEEYKGTVIGMGEETDVAIVRVPDLKKVKPLSIAKSKAEIGDEILALGSPLGLENTVTTGIISGVGRSFEIAPYMYSNLYQISAPITHGNSGGPLISAETGEVLGINSAVVEQEGGIGFSIPMTSVLKQVQAWSKNPSSTTTIQTAGNTHSGSTSASVEAETLVTDFYMSLNLNDYVTAYALLGSEWQSGTTYAKFREGYINTSYVTIGEMASTTNENKEMEVVAVITADERRDGEYVTTKYKVTYQIGSENGQLKILHGQGKKIK; encoded by the coding sequence ATGGCCAAACGAACATGGAGTACGATCATATCCAGTGCCATAATTATTGGTGCTGGGGCAGGAGGCGTGTTCTGGATACATCAGCATTCAGTAGATCAGCTGCAGGATGGGCCCAGACTGGCCGTTGTCGCTGCGAAGGAAACGGAAAATGCGGCAAAGACGACTGCTTCCAAGAAACCTGAGAAGAAGACGCGCAAACAGATTATTGAAGAGAGCCAGAAGAAAGTGGTCACGATTGAGAGCAGCAGTGGATTGGGTTCCGGTTTCCTCTACAATGATCAGGGGGACATCGTCACAAATGCGCATGTGGTGGAAGGCTCAAAAGAAGTGATCGTCCGTACCCTGAGTCATGAGGAATATAAAGGGACAGTGATTGGTATGGGAGAAGAGACGGACGTGGCTATTGTCAGGGTACCGGATCTGAAAAAGGTCAAACCACTATCCATTGCCAAATCCAAAGCCGAGATCGGAGACGAGATCCTGGCACTGGGCAGTCCACTCGGACTGGAAAACACCGTAACTACGGGGATTATTAGCGGTGTAGGACGCAGCTTTGAAATAGCACCTTATATGTATAGCAATCTTTATCAGATCTCAGCGCCTATAACCCATGGTAATAGTGGCGGACCACTGATTAGTGCGGAGACGGGCGAAGTGCTCGGCATCAATTCAGCTGTGGTGGAGCAGGAAGGCGGAATTGGCTTCAGCATCCCTATGACCAGTGTGCTCAAGCAGGTACAGGCTTGGTCCAAGAATCCTTCAAGTACAACGACGATTCAGACGGCAGGAAATACGCATTCAGGCTCAACCTCCGCCTCAGTGGAAGCAGAGACACTTGTGACAGATTTCTATATGAGCCTGAATCTGAATGATTATGTAACCGCCTATGCATTGCTCGGCAGCGAATGGCAGAGTGGGACGACATATGCCAAGTTCCGCGAAGGGTATATAAATACGAGCTATGTAACAATCGGAGAAATGGCCTCTACGACCAACGAAAATAAAGAGATGGAAGTGGTGGCAGTCATTACTGCCGATGAGCGTAGAGATGGCGAGTATGTAACAACAAAATACAAGGTTACGTATCAGATAGGGTCTGAGAACGGCCAGCTGAAAATATTGCATGGCCAGGGCAAAAAGATCAAATAA